The proteins below are encoded in one region of Apium graveolens cultivar Ventura chromosome 4, ASM990537v1, whole genome shotgun sequence:
- the LOC141718153 gene encoding myb-related protein 306-like → MGRPPCCDKMGVKKGPWTPEEDIMLVSYVQEHGPGNWRAVPTNTGLRRCSKSCRLRWTNYLRPGIRRGDFTADEEKMIIQLQDLLGNKWAAIASYLPERTDNDIKNYWNTHLKKKLKKLENSTTSDEGRACLPTEDNTLISSYSHSISRGQWERRLQTDIHMAKQALNDALSLDQKPMIVVPPPNPNHEAASTSSQLYASSTENIAKLLKGWMKNSPQMSCSSTTVTTQHSMVQKIHDAHVTDYSTSSEGTDQSKSNGIDLSQAFDSLFGFETLDSSSNISDFSTKSHNNNNMSPEEASTFFNSERKPDLSSLVPFSMFENWLFDEGSHNKLGLTTNFSFDDI, encoded by the exons ATGGGAAGACCTCCATGTTGTGACAAAATGGGTGTGAAGAAAGGACCTTGGACTCCCGAGGAAGATATAATGTTGGTTTCTTATGTTCAAGAGCATGGTCCTGGCAATTGGCGAGCTGTTCCTACCAATACTG GGTTGCGTAGATGCAGTAAGAGCTGCAGGCTTAGGTGGACAAATTATCTGAGGCCCGGAATAAGAAGGGGTGATTTCACTGCTGATGAGGAAAAGATGATCATCCAGCTTCAAGATCTTCTTGGAAACAA ATGGGCAGCTATAGCATCTTATCTTCCTGAGAGAACAGATAATGACATCAAGAATTACTGGAATACTCATTTGAAGAAGAAGTTAAAAAAGCTTGAGAACAGTACTACTTCTGACGAGGGAAGGGCTTGTTTGCCTACAGAAGACAACACTCTCATTTCATCTTACTCGCACTCCATCTCTAGAGGCCAATGGGAGAGGAGGCTTCAAACTGATATTCACATGGCCAAACAAGCCCTAAATGATGCTTTGTCATTAGATCAGAAACCGATGATCGTGGTCCCTCCTCCAAACCCTAATCATGAAGCTGCTTCTACCTCTTCCCAGCTCTATGCATCAAGCACTGAAAATATCGCAAAGTTGCTCAAAGGTTGGATGAAAAATTCACCTCAAATGTCTTGTTCAAGCACTACTGTCACTACTCAGCATTCAATGGTCCAGAAAATTCATGATGCGCATGTTACTGATTATTCGACCTCAAGTGAAGGTACAGATCAAAGCAAAAGTAATGGTATTGATCTCTCTCAAGCATTTGATTCTCTCTTTGGATTCGAGACTTTGGACTCTAGTTCTAATATTTCGGATTTTTCCACAAAATCTCACAACAATAATAATATGTCTCCAGAGGAAGCTAGTACCTTTTTCAACAGTGAAAGAAAGCCAGACCTCAGTTCTCTTGTTCCATTCTCAATGTTTGAGAACTGGCTATTCGACGAAGGGTCTCATAACAAATTAGGGCTCACTACTAACTTTTCATTTGATGACATATAA